Proteins encoded within one genomic window of Halocatena marina:
- a CDS encoding alpha-amylase domain-containing protein: protein MAGNTANQNSIDPKRTGEFSRRRLLKGLGVLGTVGLTPSVADSARAAPGEPVALQYFHETWGTITNNLPTVADRGYDIIWIQAPQKSRLTWADQGGRNDPPLGYQPVDFRDFNSAFGTASELQTLIDTAHSHGIEVYLDCVMNHMADGRGYDFPAFSNPDFHHCCGQIDDWNDEHEVKNGELLGLPDLEQESSYVRGELYNYMKKISDFGADGYRYDAAKHMPHWFFQDYANQWADEFGLERVGEVYDGGVSYVQAYIDTGMNAFDYPLFYTISDVFSGGDMSKLQGAGVRAQDPFHAWPFVDNHDQDGPSQYELAHAHILTSEGYPILYNIYPDWLLDNDTINNMIWVRKNLSGGETYWRYTDSNLVVYERDSNLLVGLNNSSSQQSASVTTSWANTTLHDHSGNAGDVSVAGDGSVQIAVPAEGWVFYAPT, encoded by the coding sequence GTGGCTGGCAATACCGCAAATCAAAATAGTATCGACCCGAAACGAACGGGGGAATTTTCACGTCGGCGATTGCTGAAAGGACTCGGTGTCCTCGGGACTGTCGGCTTGACACCATCGGTAGCAGATTCAGCACGAGCTGCACCAGGTGAACCCGTTGCACTCCAGTATTTCCACGAGACGTGGGGCACGATCACGAACAACCTTCCAACAGTCGCAGACAGGGGGTACGATATCATCTGGATTCAGGCACCCCAGAAGAGTCGGTTGACGTGGGCGGATCAGGGCGGACGCAACGACCCACCGTTAGGATATCAGCCGGTTGATTTTCGCGATTTCAACAGTGCGTTCGGCACTGCATCGGAGCTGCAAACACTCATCGATACGGCACACAGTCACGGAATCGAGGTCTATCTCGATTGCGTGATGAACCACATGGCAGACGGGAGGGGATACGACTTTCCGGCGTTCAGCAATCCTGATTTCCATCACTGCTGTGGCCAGATCGACGACTGGAACGACGAACACGAAGTCAAAAACGGCGAGCTTCTCGGACTTCCGGATCTCGAACAGGAATCCAGCTACGTCCGAGGCGAGCTGTACAACTACATGAAGAAAATATCGGATTTCGGAGCAGACGGCTACCGATACGACGCAGCCAAGCACATGCCCCACTGGTTCTTCCAGGACTACGCAAACCAGTGGGCCGACGAGTTCGGTTTAGAGCGTGTCGGGGAGGTGTACGACGGGGGTGTCTCGTACGTACAAGCGTACATCGACACAGGAATGAACGCGTTCGATTACCCGTTGTTTTACACAATATCGGACGTCTTCAGCGGCGGCGATATGAGCAAGCTTCAGGGGGCGGGCGTCAGGGCACAAGATCCATTTCACGCGTGGCCATTCGTCGACAACCACGATCAGGACGGTCCGAGCCAGTACGAACTCGCACACGCACACATCCTGACCTCAGAGGGCTATCCAATCCTGTACAATATCTATCCGGACTGGCTCCTCGACAACGACACGATCAACAACATGATTTGGGTTCGCAAGAACCTCTCTGGCGGAGAAACGTACTGGCGGTACACGGACAGCAACCTCGTGGTCTACGAACGAGACAGCAATTTGCTCGTCGGATTGAACAACAGCAGCAGCCAGCAAAGCGCATCGGTTACTACCTCATGGGCTAACACGACGCTGCACGATCACAGCGGCAACGCTGGTGATGTTAGTGTCGCAGGCGACGGCTCGGTGCAGATAGCAGTGCCTGCTGAGGGATGGGTGTTCTACGCACCAACCTGA
- the cysS gene encoding cysteine--tRNA ligase, which produces MTIRVSNTLTGEREEFEPNGDNVLLYVCGLTTSDPVHLGHARLWVHADVVHRWLEYRGYDVRHVENFTDVNEKIVARVGEGGDSEAAVARSYIERTIDDMRSLNLKRAEVYPRVSQHVPEIIDLIETLIERGYAYESNGSVYFDTTQFEEYGKLSNQSIEDLEAQGPEDEQSEKRNSTDFALWKAGGVTPEEVETHRHEGSAAAEAAAETSLTWDSPWEEGRPGWHIECSAMSMAHLDETIDIHMGGQDLVFPHHENEIAQSEAATGAQFARYWLHVRLLEIGDEKMSSSLGNFSTVSDAVDSVGANSVRTFLISTSYNSRQAFSEEALYEATERWDRLERSYERAVEALDSPDASTTVADDDLRDAVIDARTAFENAMDEDFNTREAIAALLDIAAAVNRHTDSEEYDYVGLKEAIEAFESLGGDALGFTFEESGDGTVTLAEEAVELVLNLREEEREKGNYEQADTLRDALSDIGVEIEDTDDGPTYRLP; this is translated from the coding sequence ATGACGATTCGTGTGTCGAACACACTGACGGGCGAACGCGAGGAGTTCGAGCCGAACGGAGACAACGTCCTCCTCTATGTCTGTGGTCTCACCACATCGGATCCCGTTCATCTTGGTCACGCGCGGCTTTGGGTACACGCCGACGTGGTCCATCGCTGGCTCGAATACCGAGGCTACGACGTTCGCCACGTAGAGAACTTTACAGACGTAAACGAGAAGATTGTCGCCCGTGTTGGCGAAGGAGGTGATTCAGAAGCAGCAGTTGCTCGCTCGTACATCGAGCGAACTATCGACGATATGCGCTCTCTCAACCTGAAGCGAGCTGAGGTCTATCCTCGCGTGAGCCAACACGTCCCCGAAATCATCGACCTCATCGAGACGCTGATTGAGCGCGGATACGCCTACGAATCGAACGGATCGGTCTACTTCGATACGACACAGTTTGAGGAATACGGAAAGCTCTCGAACCAGTCGATCGAGGATCTCGAAGCACAAGGTCCCGAGGACGAGCAGTCAGAAAAACGCAATTCGACCGATTTCGCGCTCTGGAAGGCTGGCGGTGTCACCCCCGAAGAAGTCGAAACACATCGTCACGAGGGATCGGCCGCGGCTGAAGCGGCGGCGGAGACCAGTCTCACGTGGGACTCACCATGGGAAGAGGGCCGACCGGGGTGGCATATCGAATGCTCGGCCATGTCGATGGCCCATCTCGACGAGACGATTGACATTCATATGGGCGGGCAGGATCTCGTGTTCCCGCACCACGAGAACGAGATCGCCCAGAGCGAGGCGGCGACCGGCGCGCAGTTTGCGCGCTACTGGCTTCACGTCCGACTGCTCGAAATCGGCGATGAGAAGATGAGTTCGAGCCTCGGGAATTTCTCGACAGTCAGTGATGCTGTCGACTCAGTCGGCGCAAACAGTGTCCGAACGTTTCTCATCTCGACATCCTACAACAGTCGGCAAGCATTCTCTGAGGAGGCTCTGTATGAGGCAACCGAGCGCTGGGACCGGTTAGAACGGTCCTACGAGCGTGCAGTCGAGGCACTCGACAGTCCCGACGCATCGACAACCGTTGCGGACGACGATCTCCGGGACGCTGTGATCGACGCCCGAACGGCGTTCGAGAACGCGATGGACGAGGACTTCAACACGCGCGAAGCGATCGCTGCGCTGCTTGACATCGCTGCTGCCGTCAATCGCCACACGGACAGCGAAGAGTACGATTACGTCGGGCTCAAAGAAGCAATCGAAGCGTTCGAATCCCTCGGTGGTGATGCGCTCGGATTCACATTCGAAGAGAGCGGGGATGGAACAGTCACGCTTGCCGAAGAAGCGGTCGAACTCGTCCTCAATCTCCGCGAAGAGGAACGAGAAAAGGGGAACTACGAACAGGCTGATACACTCCGCGACGCACTCTCTGATATCGGTGTCGAAATCGAAGACACTGACGACGGACCCACCTACCGGTTGCCGTAG
- a CDS encoding tripartite tricarboxylate transporter permease: MAFSAHVVFAPDRTVAVFAFVLAGVVLGTVSGLIPGIHANNMAFVLAAVAPSIPGPPTLVGSAMLAAGVVHTFLDIIPALALGVPDPAMAASALPGHRLVLEGRGGEALRLSALGSGLAIVLAVPLSIPVTEAMVTVYPTISAHLSIVLGSAALLLIWTESTQRGRVGGVVAFASSTGLGLLTLDLSVQAPLDVGSMLTPLFTGLFGAPVLLEAMGGNGVPEQVGDEITLSRRIVGGLGTIGTVCGAVVGYIPGVSSAIAATLALVAVPGRYGGRGFIVATSGVNTANTVFALFALVALGSPRTGVLVALERANVPLDLPILLVAVGFAAVAGFSFVLLIGDAYLSVIGSVGYTKLSICVFALLCVVSYLFAGLLGVGVFAASTVVGLVPARFGAQRAHLMGVLMGPLIVGGYV; this comes from the coding sequence ATGGCATTCAGTGCTCACGTCGTATTCGCCCCCGATCGGACGGTAGCGGTGTTCGCGTTCGTGCTTGCTGGTGTCGTACTCGGTACTGTGAGTGGTCTCATTCCGGGGATTCACGCGAACAACATGGCGTTCGTGCTGGCTGCGGTTGCTCCCTCGATTCCTGGTCCACCGACGCTCGTTGGTTCGGCGATGCTCGCTGCCGGTGTCGTCCATACATTTCTCGACATTATTCCCGCACTCGCACTCGGTGTACCCGATCCGGCGATGGCTGCGAGCGCACTGCCTGGTCATCGCCTCGTCCTTGAGGGACGCGGTGGCGAGGCGCTCCGACTATCCGCGCTTGGAAGTGGACTCGCGATTGTCCTTGCCGTGCCACTTTCGATTCCCGTCACAGAGGCGATGGTGACCGTATATCCTACGATCAGTGCTCATCTCTCGATCGTTCTCGGCTCAGCAGCGTTGCTGTTGATCTGGACGGAATCGACCCAGCGTGGGCGGGTCGGTGGTGTTGTTGCGTTCGCGTCGAGCACCGGACTCGGTCTCCTGACACTTGATCTCTCGGTGCAGGCGCCGCTCGACGTCGGTAGTATGCTTACACCGCTCTTCACTGGGTTGTTCGGAGCCCCTGTCCTCCTTGAAGCCATGGGGGGAAATGGTGTTCCCGAACAGGTTGGAGACGAAATAACGCTCTCTCGTCGGATCGTTGGTGGACTTGGTACGATCGGAACGGTCTGTGGCGCAGTTGTCGGATACATCCCCGGCGTGTCGAGTGCGATTGCAGCGACGCTCGCACTGGTCGCCGTTCCCGGTCGGTACGGTGGCCGTGGATTTATTGTCGCCACCAGCGGTGTCAACACCGCAAACACTGTTTTCGCTCTCTTCGCTTTGGTTGCTCTGGGTTCACCGAGAACTGGCGTGCTGGTTGCACTCGAACGAGCAAACGTTCCACTCGATTTACCGATCTTGCTCGTCGCCGTCGGATTTGCCGCCGTTGCTGGCTTTTCATTCGTACTCCTGATCGGGGATGCGTATCTCAGTGTCATCGGATCCGTCGGGTACACGAAGCTCTCGATCTGTGTTTTCGCGCTGTTGTGCGTCGTCTCGTATCTTTTCGCTGGGCTGCTCGGTGTCGGGGTCTTCGCCGCAAGCACTGTCGTTGGACTCGTTCCCGCACGGTTCGGCGCACAACGCGCGCATCTCATGGGAGTGCTGATGGGACCGCTGATAGTTGGTGGATACGTATGA
- a CDS encoding spondin domain-containing protein yields MTEDIKSSQKSERKAAETSFFSRRTVLAEIATVGVGAVGVANISTVGSARAKSDDSVMCSTTDSSGTKATKATYSVRIENVSTAMTLETTAVDDELKEQPVPLSPGAFAVHNGKAPIFTSDEPERDNGLEEIAEDGIPTRLAKWLAEQNGVSQSGAFTTPVGMDASAPAPAPLTPGSAYEFEFEAKSGDRLSFVTMFVPSNDLFYSPDEMGIDLFTSGEPIDGDVTDRIGLWDAGTEINEEPGVGGHQPQRQRGPGIDLVERESIVPISEVNGYTYPDATDVLNVTVSPHNG; encoded by the coding sequence ATGACAGAGGACATCAAAAGTAGCCAGAAATCAGAAAGAAAAGCAGCCGAAACGTCGTTTTTTAGCCGACGGACCGTACTAGCGGAGATAGCCACGGTTGGTGTTGGTGCCGTTGGCGTTGCGAACATCTCGACAGTAGGGTCGGCACGTGCGAAGAGCGATGACTCGGTTATGTGTAGCACCACAGATAGTTCGGGCACAAAAGCGACGAAAGCGACCTACTCCGTCCGGATCGAGAACGTCTCGACTGCGATGACACTCGAAACGACCGCAGTGGATGACGAACTGAAAGAACAACCCGTTCCGCTCTCTCCTGGTGCGTTTGCAGTACACAATGGAAAAGCTCCGATCTTCACGTCGGACGAGCCAGAACGCGATAACGGTCTCGAAGAGATTGCCGAAGACGGTATACCGACACGACTCGCCAAATGGCTGGCCGAACAGAACGGCGTCTCACAGTCTGGTGCGTTCACCACGCCTGTCGGGATGGATGCATCTGCACCTGCACCTGCTCCGCTGACGCCCGGTAGCGCGTACGAGTTTGAATTTGAGGCCAAATCAGGGGACAGGCTCTCGTTTGTGACAATGTTCGTGCCCTCGAACGATCTGTTCTACAGTCCAGACGAGATGGGCATCGATCTGTTCACGAGTGGTGAACCGATCGACGGCGATGTGACAGATCGGATCGGGTTGTGGGACGCTGGAACTGAGATCAACGAAGAGCCTGGCGTCGGGGGGCATCAGCCACAGCGCCAGCGTGGTCCAGGGATCGATCTCGTCGAACGCGAGTCTATCGTCCCGATCAGCGAGGTCAACGGCTACACCTACCCGGACGCCACCGATGTCCTCAATGTGACCGTGTCGCCGCACAATGGGTGA
- a CDS encoding DUF6517 family protein has protein sequence MDSRYSITIPSRTTLATLLLVALVMTTGCLGFITGDGPLSVESEPVAVSNSTVSEANYEVVRDKTITVDASVSVADQERTVEAKSHFREYGRDFDILSSDMTAARFVALSTPKAEVAGEPLNPIGDRSNDQLVNRLLQSYDGIKSVEFVKNRSVTSLGEERTVATYEATAQVTQDVEIPVTLHTATFAHKDDYITILALYPKQLDEQPNIDTFLEELEHPV, from the coding sequence ATGGATTCTCGATACTCGATCACGATACCGTCCCGAACCACGCTTGCAACGTTACTACTCGTCGCTCTCGTCATGACGACTGGTTGTCTCGGATTCATCACGGGTGATGGTCCACTGTCGGTCGAATCGGAGCCCGTTGCCGTGAGCAATAGCACGGTTTCAGAGGCGAATTACGAAGTAGTTCGTGATAAGACAATCACCGTGGATGCCTCAGTCTCTGTTGCTGATCAGGAACGAACCGTCGAAGCAAAGAGCCACTTTCGCGAATACGGGCGAGATTTCGACATTCTCAGTTCCGATATGACTGCGGCTCGTTTCGTAGCACTCTCGACACCCAAAGCGGAAGTCGCCGGTGAGCCGCTCAATCCAATTGGAGATCGTTCTAACGATCAGCTCGTCAATCGGCTACTACAGTCGTACGATGGCATCAAGTCCGTCGAATTCGTCAAAAATAGATCTGTCACGTCACTCGGCGAAGAGCGCACGGTCGCTACGTACGAAGCGACAGCACAGGTTACACAAGACGTGGAAATCCCCGTTACCTTACACACTGCGACGTTCGCTCACAAAGATGACTACATCACAATCCTTGCCCTGTACCCGAAGCAGCTAGACGAGCAGCCAAATATTGATACGTTCCTCGAAGAACTCGAACATCCGGTATAA
- a CDS encoding winged helix-turn-helix domain-containing protein, with amino-acid sequence MEKVLWYLIAGTRGGENRARIIRALAGRPFNANQLASRLELEYNTIRYHLDMLIDHGILETGGDDYGKLYFFTDQFEHHYEEFERVVERMDFETDPVGWGEPEPTEQED; translated from the coding sequence ATGGAAAAGGTACTGTGGTATCTCATCGCAGGGACTCGTGGCGGGGAGAATCGCGCTCGCATTATTCGCGCGCTCGCCGGACGGCCGTTCAACGCCAACCAGCTTGCATCCCGACTTGAACTCGAGTACAACACAATTCGCTATCACCTCGATATGCTGATTGACCACGGTATCTTAGAAACGGGAGGCGACGACTACGGTAAGCTCTACTTTTTCACCGATCAGTTCGAGCACCACTACGAGGAGTTCGAACGTGTTGTCGAACGAATGGACTTCGAAACCGATCCCGTGGGATGGGGGGAACCAGAACCCACAGAGCAAGAGGATTGA
- a CDS encoding methytransferase partner Trm112 translates to MKETLMDILCCPLDKQELELKEIREDDGEVLEGQLTCTECGTEYPINDGIPNLLPPDMRE, encoded by the coding sequence ATGAAAGAGACACTAATGGACATCCTTTGCTGCCCACTCGATAAACAGGAATTAGAATTGAAAGAAATTAGAGAAGACGATGGGGAAGTTCTAGAAGGACAGCTGACTTGTACCGAATGTGGCACGGAATACCCCATTAATGATGGTATCCCAAATCTTCTCCCACCTGACATGCGCGAGTGA
- the solA gene encoding N-methyl-L-tryptophan oxidase: MNITPDRYDAIVVGVGGMGSATVYRLAERGLDVLGIERFDVPHTHGSSHGSTRIVRLTQPEDPSYVPLARAAYDNWAELERQTGRTLITRTGSIHASAPEAELFTDARQSVETHGIEHEILTGATVNERFPGYDLPSEYRAVYQPDGGFVDCEQAVIAHVEAAHEAGATVRARERVLDWRETRNGVRLKTDKGVYEADDVVFTTGAWTGDILPEIAHELTPVRRIMAWFQPKKPDWFQPETLPVFSLAGERGNGYGFPVHDVPGFKFGREPALPNAVDPDEMPPEPTAAEEELHREFADAYFPDGGGPTLRLRTCVYTASTDGHFVLGSHPNRDGVHVAAGFTGHGFKFTAVIGDVLADFVVNGTTDHTIELHRIERLLNANE; the protein is encoded by the coding sequence ATGAATATAACCCCCGATCGATACGACGCGATCGTTGTTGGTGTCGGCGGCATGGGTAGTGCGACTGTTTACCGACTCGCTGAACGGGGGCTCGATGTGCTTGGGATCGAGCGGTTCGACGTACCGCACACGCACGGGTCGAGCCACGGAAGTACCCGTATCGTTCGTCTTACACAGCCTGAAGATCCCTCGTACGTTCCATTGGCGAGAGCGGCCTACGACAATTGGGCAGAACTCGAACGACAGACTGGCCGCACGCTCATTACGAGGACAGGCTCGATCCACGCTAGTGCTCCTGAAGCCGAATTGTTCACGGACGCCCGTCAGTCGGTCGAAACGCACGGCATCGAACACGAGATACTCACCGGCGCGACGGTGAACGAACGCTTCCCCGGATACGATCTTCCATCAGAGTATCGGGCAGTCTATCAGCCCGACGGTGGTTTCGTCGACTGTGAGCAGGCAGTAATCGCCCACGTCGAGGCGGCACACGAAGCAGGAGCGACCGTCCGGGCGCGAGAACGCGTCCTCGATTGGCGTGAGACTAGAAATGGCGTACGGTTGAAAACAGACAAAGGCGTCTACGAGGCCGACGACGTGGTGTTCACGACGGGGGCATGGACGGGCGACATTCTTCCCGAGATTGCTCACGAACTCACACCCGTGCGGCGGATTATGGCGTGGTTCCAACCAAAAAAGCCGGATTGGTTCCAACCGGAGACGCTCCCTGTGTTCAGCCTCGCTGGCGAACGAGGCAACGGATACGGCTTCCCGGTCCACGACGTTCCGGGATTCAAGTTCGGGCGCGAACCAGCCCTTCCAAACGCCGTAGATCCGGACGAGATGCCACCGGAGCCGACAGCAGCCGAGGAAGAACTTCACCGTGAATTTGCCGATGCGTACTTTCCAGACGGAGGTGGGCCAACACTGCGACTGCGCACCTGTGTGTACACGGCGTCTACGGACGGACACTTCGTCCTCGGCTCGCATCCAAACCGTGACGGTGTCCACGTCGCTGCCGGTTTCACCGGCCACGGCTTCAAGTTCACCGCCGTTATCGGCGATGTGTTGGCCGATTTCGTCGTCAATGGCACCACCGACCACACCATTGAGCTCCATCGGATCGAGCGGTTACTCAACGCGAACGAGTAG
- a CDS encoding adenylosuccinate synthase, with product MTVTIVGSQLGDEGKGGIVDLYGGSVDIVVRYQGGDNAGHTVVHDGETYKLSLVPSGAVRGKVGVLGNGCVVNPKTLFEEIDTLRERGLEPDVRVAARAHVIFPYHRVLDGIEEEAKEDLAAGTTGRGIGPTYEDKAGRRGIRVGDLLDSEVLRKRLEYVVPQKRALATEVYGLDPGEAFDIDHLYDTYHTFAQRLAAENMVVNCGEFLSSQLDADANIMLEGAQGTSIDIDHGIYPYVTSSNTTAGGAATGTGLGPSVVGRGEVVGIVKAYLSRVGTGPLPTELGRVEGQTPADGGNPEADDIATYIRDAGGEYGTVTGRPRRVGWLDMPMLRHAARANGFTGLAVNHLDALAGLDELKVGHAYELDGEELLSLPTTTERWGECEAIERTFDGWSDTDWNAVAEEGYDALPGAAQTYLNYISEELSTPIYAIGVGPGRDQTIVLEAPF from the coding sequence ATGACTGTAACCATCGTCGGCTCACAATTAGGCGACGAGGGGAAGGGTGGTATCGTCGATCTGTACGGCGGTTCCGTCGATATTGTTGTTCGCTATCAGGGCGGAGACAACGCGGGCCACACTGTCGTCCACGACGGTGAGACGTACAAACTCTCTCTCGTTCCCAGCGGTGCCGTCCGTGGAAAGGTAGGTGTTCTCGGTAACGGCTGTGTTGTTAACCCGAAAACGCTGTTCGAAGAGATCGACACGCTCCGTGAACGCGGCCTTGAGCCGGACGTTCGTGTCGCAGCGCGTGCACACGTTATTTTCCCGTATCACCGGGTCCTCGACGGGATCGAGGAGGAGGCAAAAGAGGATCTCGCGGCAGGCACGACCGGACGAGGAATCGGACCGACCTACGAGGATAAGGCGGGACGTCGTGGAATCCGCGTCGGTGATCTCCTCGACAGTGAGGTGCTCCGGAAGCGGCTCGAATACGTTGTTCCCCAGAAACGGGCGCTTGCGACGGAGGTGTACGGACTCGATCCCGGCGAAGCGTTCGATATCGACCATCTTTATGACACCTACCATACGTTCGCACAGCGGCTCGCTGCAGAAAATATGGTCGTCAACTGCGGCGAATTTCTCTCCTCACAGCTCGACGCCGATGCGAACATCATGCTGGAAGGCGCACAGGGAACATCTATCGACATCGATCACGGAATCTATCCGTACGTCACCTCTTCGAATACGACAGCCGGTGGTGCAGCAACAGGGACCGGTCTCGGACCATCAGTTGTCGGACGAGGAGAGGTCGTTGGCATCGTAAAAGCGTATCTCTCTCGTGTTGGCACCGGTCCACTTCCGACCGAACTCGGGCGCGTCGAAGGACAGACACCCGCCGATGGTGGTAATCCCGAAGCGGACGACATCGCAACGTACATTCGGGACGCTGGAGGCGAGTACGGCACTGTTACAGGTCGACCACGCCGCGTCGGCTGGCTCGATATGCCCATGCTCCGACACGCGGCACGTGCGAACGGCTTCACTGGCCTTGCTGTGAATCACCTCGATGCACTTGCAGGACTGGACGAGCTCAAGGTCGGTCACGCGTACGAACTCGACGGCGAAGAACTGCTCTCGCTGCCGACGACGACCGAACGGTGGGGTGAGTGTGAAGCGATTGAGCGGACGTTCGACGGCTGGTCTGACACCGATTGGAACGCTGTCGCCGAAGAAGGCTACGACGCACTTCCCGGAGCTGCACAGACGTACCTCAATTACATCAGCGAGGAACTATCGACGCCGATATACGCGATCGGTGTTGGACCGGGACGTGACCAGACGATTGTCCTCGAAGCGCCGTTTTGA
- a CDS encoding DR2241 family protein, with product MTNTQVVTLREAASDEGGVSFDGLVVTRDDNSGTYTVTTPEASHGPLETDELMAVAKSNAAYVTNWYYWTQSDLTEDEWAFLRWLERAAENDVRDRYEALDNGIERAWGEISVTTTISETGQRQYSLCNVADREHTALNEHTDPLDARQIAKYDDDGHYRPLKTAPTLQTGWQFTDLTGTEVLQTIDFIYPATVQNWYLERQDELDISHWRETAERQTGIYDIIDELDPEAVEWLATACCVDSQCLKRRQWDESEDSPLDVPRGDGAFPCREPCSLVIAAARKWTRLEREETREYTFELTPSEKAQIEDLIDAVSDGRTDDIREADMKDGANRYRARYLRAKRFDENGQLCGVTTDATDPDS from the coding sequence GTGACCAACACGCAGGTCGTGACGCTTCGGGAGGCAGCCAGCGATGAGGGTGGTGTTTCCTTCGATGGTCTCGTCGTTACGCGTGACGATAACTCTGGGACCTACACCGTAACTACACCCGAGGCATCCCACGGACCACTTGAAACTGACGAACTCATGGCAGTTGCAAAGAGCAACGCTGCCTACGTCACCAACTGGTACTACTGGACACAGTCGGATCTAACCGAGGATGAGTGGGCATTCCTCCGGTGGCTCGAACGAGCGGCGGAGAACGATGTGCGTGACCGGTACGAAGCACTGGACAACGGTATCGAGCGCGCGTGGGGAGAGATCAGCGTCACGACGACCATTAGCGAAACAGGTCAACGGCAGTACTCGTTGTGTAATGTGGCGGATCGGGAACACACAGCGCTCAACGAGCACACCGACCCACTCGATGCTCGCCAGATTGCAAAGTACGACGATGACGGTCACTATCGTCCGCTCAAGACTGCTCCAACGCTTCAGACAGGATGGCAGTTCACCGATCTCACTGGAACAGAAGTGCTCCAGACGATCGACTTCATCTACCCAGCGACGGTCCAAAATTGGTATCTCGAACGACAAGACGAACTCGACATCTCACACTGGCGCGAGACTGCAGAGCGACAGACTGGCATCTACGACATCATCGACGAACTTGATCCAGAAGCTGTCGAATGGCTCGCAACGGCGTGTTGTGTCGATTCGCAGTGTCTCAAACGACGACAGTGGGATGAGAGTGAGGACTCACCACTCGATGTCCCTCGAGGCGATGGAGCGTTCCCATGCCGCGAGCCGTGTTCACTTGTAATCGCTGCCGCGCGCAAGTGGACCCGTCTCGAACGCGAGGAAACACGCGAATACACGTTCGAACTCACCCCGAGCGAAAAAGCTCAGATAGAGGACCTCATCGATGCCGTCTCGGACGGTCGTACCGATGATATCCGTGAAGCCGACATGAAGGATGGGGCAAACCGATATCGAGCCCGATATCTCAGAGCAAAACGATTCGACGAGAATGGACAGCTCTGCGGTGTCACCACTGATGCAACCGATCCTGACTCATGA
- a CDS encoding CbiX/SirB N-terminal domain-containing protein: protein MSQALVIVAHGSHLNPDSSTPTFAHADTIRESGAFDEVREAFWKEEPSFREVLRTVEATEVFVVPLFISEGYFTEQVIPRELRLEGWNVADWDSDGTSADHATLEARDVGKTVHYCGPVGTHDSMADVIIQRAQSVTDDPAVGSGFGLAVVGHGTERNANSAKAIHYHANCIREQGRFDEVQALFMDESPEVDDVTDHFESDDVVVVPLFVADGFHTQEDIPADMGLTDETGTYSVPGTVDGTRIWYSGAVGTEPLLADVILERANDAGADIESAIERVKELTGGVVTA from the coding sequence ATGTCTCAGGCGTTAGTCATCGTCGCTCACGGCTCGCATCTGAACCCGGATTCGAGCACGCCGACGTTCGCGCACGCCGACACCATTCGAGAATCGGGTGCGTTCGATGAAGTGCGCGAGGCGTTCTGGAAGGAAGAGCCCTCGTTTCGTGAGGTGCTCCGGACGGTCGAGGCCACGGAGGTGTTTGTCGTCCCGCTGTTCATCAGTGAGGGGTATTTCACCGAACAGGTCATTCCGCGCGAACTGCGTCTCGAAGGCTGGAACGTTGCCGACTGGGACTCCGACGGAACGAGCGCAGATCACGCGACGCTCGAAGCACGAGACGTGGGTAAAACTGTCCACTACTGTGGTCCGGTTGGCACACACGACTCGATGGCTGATGTCATCATCCAACGCGCACAGAGTGTGACCGATGATCCGGCTGTCGGATCGGGCTTCGGGCTAGCGGTCGTTGGTCACGGGACCGAGCGCAACGCAAACAGCGCGAAAGCGATCCATTACCACGCCAACTGTATCCGCGAACAAGGTCGGTTCGACGAGGTGCAAGCGCTGTTCATGGATGAATCCCCGGAGGTCGACGACGTCACCGACCACTTCGAGAGTGACGATGTTGTCGTTGTTCCGCTGTTCGTCGCGGACGGCTTTCACACACAGGAGGACATTCCCGCGGATATGGGACTCACGGACGAGACCGGCACGTATTCTGTCCCGGGAACGGTCGATGGAACACGCATCTGGTACTCGGGGGCAGTCGGCACGGAACCACTGCTTGCTGACGTCATTCTTGAACGGGCGAACGACGCTGGTGCCGACATCGAGAGCGCGATTGAGCGAGTTAAGGAACTGACCGGCGGTGTCGTGACCGCGTGA